The Deltaproteobacteria bacterium genome has a window encoding:
- a CDS encoding thioredoxin family protein translates to MTSEEEKRLRDLDARLSGEVSIQLQATDDSRSALFRAFCEELTDAAPKVRVFEERRDERTAPRMRINPGLHYHALPLGAELEPFLQALTYLDGQPPPGPLPFQDEIDAMAFSADLRLYVAPQCRFCPSVVRQLLPLPFSSPRIQLAIIDGLLFPEMAEEHKIQSVPTVILDGEFRWTGSLNMQELVSVLLNRDPARLTLSSLENMMTEGNAGQLAALILKAGALFPTFIELLTHPHFSVRLGAMVVMEELIERNPEVAIQTVRPLWERFPQADPQIQGDILYVLGELGARDMVSNIGEVLNGDYDVEVKEAAREALEKIR, encoded by the coding sequence ATGACATCAGAAGAAGAAAAACGGCTTCGGGACCTGGACGCACGTCTCTCGGGAGAGGTCTCGATACAATTGCAGGCTACGGACGACAGTCGATCGGCCCTATTTCGGGCATTCTGCGAAGAACTCACCGATGCGGCGCCCAAAGTTCGGGTGTTCGAGGAACGTCGTGACGAGAGGACCGCTCCTCGGATGCGAATCAACCCCGGCCTGCACTACCATGCGCTTCCCCTGGGCGCGGAGCTGGAGCCCTTTTTGCAGGCTTTGACCTATCTTGACGGACAGCCGCCACCGGGGCCGCTCCCTTTTCAGGATGAGATCGACGCCATGGCATTTTCAGCGGACCTGCGCTTGTATGTGGCGCCGCAATGCCGTTTCTGCCCCTCCGTGGTGCGTCAACTGCTTCCCCTACCCTTCAGCAGCCCCCGTATTCAGCTCGCGATCATCGACGGACTTCTGTTTCCCGAAATGGCTGAAGAGCACAAGATCCAATCCGTTCCCACCGTTATTCTGGACGGCGAGTTCCGCTGGACCGGCTCGCTGAACATGCAGGAACTGGTTAGCGTCCTGCTGAACAGGGACCCGGCCCGATTGACCCTGTCTTCCCTCGAAAACATGATGACAGAAGGAAACGCCGGCCAATTGGCCGCCCTGATCCTGAAAGCCGGCGCGCTCTTCCCGACGTTTATCGAGCTTTTGACTCACCCGCATTTTTCCGTGCGTCTGGGCGCTATGGTTGTCATGGAAGAGCTGATCGAACGGAATCCCGAGGTGGCGATTCAGACCGTCCGGCCGCTCTGGGAGCGTTTTCCCCAAGCCGACCCCCAGATTCAGGGCGATATCCTCTATGTGTTGGGAGAGCTCGGGGCTCGGGACATGGTTTCGAACATCGGGGAAGTGCTGAACGGAGACTATGACGTTGAGGTGAAAGAGGCCGCGCGGGAAGCGTTGGAAAAGATCCGGTAG